One part of the Haliaeetus albicilla chromosome 9, bHalAlb1.1, whole genome shotgun sequence genome encodes these proteins:
- the SLITRK3 gene encoding LOW QUALITY PROTEIN: SLIT and NTRK-like protein 3 (The sequence of the model RefSeq protein was modified relative to this genomic sequence to represent the inferred CDS: deleted 1 base in 1 codon) yields the protein MKPSTAETLHKGRMLWIILLSTIALAWTTPIPLIEDSEELDEPCFDPCYCEVKESLFHIHCDNKGFINISQITESWSRPFKLYLQRNSMRKLYTNSFLHLNNAVSINLGNNALQDIQTGAFNGLRVLKRLYLHENKLDIFRNDTFLGLESLEYLQADYNVIKRIESGAFRNLSKLRVLILNDNLIPMLPTNLFKSVSLTHLDLRGNRLKVLSYRGMLDHIGRSLMEIQLEENPWNCTCEIVQLKSWLERIPYTALVGDITCETPFHFHGKDLREIKRSKLCPMLSDSEVEASLGIPQLSSSKENAWPTKPSSMLSSFHFTASSVEYKTSNKQPKPTKQPRAPRPPPTSRGLYPGPNQPPVAAYQTRPPIPIICPTGCSCSLHINDLGLTVNCKERGFHNISELLPRPLNAKKLYLSGNLIQKIYRSDFWNFSSLDLLHLGNNRISYVQDGAFINLPNLKSLYLNGNDIERLTPGMFRGLQSLHYLYFEYNLIREIQPAAFSLMPNLKLLFLNDNLLRTLPTDAFAGTSLARLNLRNNHFLALPVAGVLEHLHAIVQIDLKLNPWDCTCDLVPLKQWLEALSSVSVVGEVLCASPDRLARRDLRSLELAALCPAALRPAASPPAAAAARPPPPPPPPPPPPHPAATGAAAYELPPPAAVPLSVLILSLLVLFFSAVLLAAGLFAFVLRRRRRKLPFRAPRGEPADLGGVPLRCPRLFEEGGGGGGGGGGGGGERSPEKAPPAGHVYDYIPHPVTQMCNNPIYKPREEEEEEEEAAGGGGRGGGGGGGGGEAAELLRGGGERFGPHAVAQEPGTNYRTLLEKEQEWSLAVSSSQLNTIVAVHPQHPAGGGLAAGGGGGGLGGTAAAAAAGGGPPRDRDRPPPCAVGFVDCLYGTVPKLKELHVHPPGMQYPDLQQDARLKETLLFAAGKGFSDHQTPTSEYLELRAKLQTKPDYLEVLEKTTYRF from the exons ATGAAACCTTCCACGGCAGAGACGCTTCATAAAGGGAGGATGTTGTGGATAATTCTTCTAAGCACAATTGCTCTAGCATGGACTACACCAATTCCCTTGATAGAGGACTCGGAGGAACTCGATGAGCCCTGCTTTGATCCATGTTACTGTGAAGTGAAGGAGAGCCTTTTCCATATACATTGCGACAACAAGGGATTTATAAATATTAGCCAGATAACAGAGTCGTGGTCGAGACCTTTTAAACTTTACCTGCAGAGGAATTCCATGAGGAAATTGTACACCAACAGCTTTCTTCACTTGAACAATGCTGTGTCTATTAACCTTGGGAACAATGCCCTGCAGGACATTCAGACGGGGGCTTTTAACGGGCTCCGAGTTCTGAAGAGGTTGTATTTGCACGAAAACAAATTGGACATTTTCAGAAACGACACTTTCCTGGGTTTGGAAAGTCTGGAATATCTGCAGGCAGATTACAATGTCATTAAACGGATTGAAAGCGGGGCGTTTCGAAACCTGAGTAAATTGAGGGTCCTTATCCTAAATGACAATCTTATCCCCATGCTTCCCACCAACTTATTTAAGTCTGTGTCCTTAACCCACTTGGACTTGCGCGGGAACCGGCTCAAAGTCCTTTCGTACCGCGGGATGTTGGACCATATTGGCAGGAGCCTGATGGAGATCCAGCTGGAGGAGAACCCGTGGAACTGCACGTGTGAGATCGTGCAGCTGAAGAGCTGGCTGGAGCGCATCCCCTACACCGCCCTGGTGGGGGACATCACCTGCGAGACCCCCTTCCACTTCCACGGGAAGGACCTGCGGGAGATCAAAAGAAGCAAGCTCTGCCCCATGCTGTCCGACTCGGAGGTGGAAGCCAGCCTGGGCATCCCGCAGCTGTCGTCCAGCAAGGAGAACGCGTGGCCTACGAAGCCTTCCTCCATGCTGTCCTCCTTCCATTTCACCGCTTCCTCTGTTGAGTACAAAACGTCCAACAAGCAGCCCAAGCCCACCAAGCAGCCCAGGGCGCCCCGGCCTCCCCCGACGTCCCGCGGCCTGTACCCCGGGCCCAACCAGCCGCCCGTGGCTGCCTACCAGACCCggccccccatccccatcatcTGCCCCACCGGCTGCTCTTGCAGTTTGCACATCAACGACCTGGGCCTGACGGTCAACTGCAAGGAGCGAGGGTTTCACAACATCTCCGAGCTCCTGCCCAGGCCCTTGAACGCCAAGAAGCTGTACCTGAGCGGGAATTTGATCCAGAAAATCTACCGCTCCGATTTCTGGAATTTTTCCTCCTTGGATCTCTTACACCTGGGCAACAACCGGATCTCCTACGTGCAGGACGGGGCTTTCATCAACCTGCCCAATCTCAAGAGCCTCTACCTGAACGGCAACGACATCGAGCGGCTCACCCCGGGCATGTTCCGGGGCCTGCAGAGTCTGCACTACCTGTACTTCGAGTACAACCTGATCAGGGAAATCCAGCCGGCGGCCTTCAGCCTCATGCCCAACCTGAAGCTCCTCTTCCTCAACGACAACCTGCTCCGCACCCTGCCCACCGACGCCTTCGCCGGCACCTCCCTGGCCCGCCTCAACCTCCGCAACAACCACTTCTTGGCCCTGCCGGTGGCCGGGGTGCTGGAGCACCTCCACGCCATCGTCCAGATCGACCTGAAGCTCAACCCCTGGGACTGCACCTGCGACCTGGTGCCTCTGAAGCAGTGGCTGGAGGCCCTCAGCTCCGTCAGCGTGGTGGGCGAGGTGCTCTGCGCCAGCCCCGACCGCTTGGCCCGCCGCGACCTCCGCTCCCTGGAGCTGGCCGCCCTCTgccccgccgccctccgccccgccgcctctcccccggccgccgccgccgcccggccgcctcctcctcctccgcctcctcctcctcctcctcaccccgcCGCCACCGGCGCCGCCGCCTACGAgctcccgccgcccgccgccgtcCCCCTCTCCGTCCTCATCCTCAGCCTCCTCGTCCTCTTTTTCTCCGCCGTCTTGCTGGCCGCCGGCCTCTTCGCTTTCGtcctgcgccgccgccgccgtaAGCTGCCTTTCCGAGCTCCGCGGGGGGAACCGGCCGACCTGGGCGGCGTGCCGCTCCGCTGCCCGCGGCTCTTCGAggagggaggcggcggcggcggcggcggcggcggcggcgggggggagcgCTCCCCGGAGAAGGCGCCCCCGGCGGGCCACGTCTACGACTACATCCCGCACCCGGTGACCCAGATGTGCAACAACCCCATCTACAAGccgcgggaggaggaggaggaggaggaggaggcggcgggggggggggggagg ggaggaggaggaggaggcggcggcggggaggcggcggagCTGCTGCGGGGCGGCGGCGAGCGCTTCGGCCCCCACGCCGTCGCGCAGGAGCCGGGTACCAACTACCGCACCTTGctggagaaggagcaggagtGGAGCCTGGCCGTGTCCAGCTCGCAGCTCAACACCATCGTCGCCGTCCATCCCCAGCACCCCGCGGGCGGAGGGCTGGCGgcgggcggaggcggcggggggctcgggggaacggcggcggcggcggcggcggggggaggccCCCCGCGGGACCGCGACCGCCCGCCGCCCTGCGCCGTGGGCTTCGTGGACTGCCTGTACGGCACGGTGCCCAAGCTGAAGGAACTGCACGTCCACCCCCCTGGCATGCAATACCCGGACCTCCAGCAGGACGCCAGGCTCAAAGAAACCCTGCTCTTCGCGGCCGGCAAGGGCTTCTCAGACCACCAAACCCCCACAAGCGAATACCTCGAGTTAAGGGCCAAACTCCAAACCAAGCCGGATTACCTCGAAGTCCTGGAGAAGACCACGTACCGGTTCTGA